A genomic window from Salvia miltiorrhiza cultivar Shanhuang (shh) chromosome 5, IMPLAD_Smil_shh, whole genome shotgun sequence includes:
- the LOC131025756 gene encoding receptor like protein 22-like: MTIYLLPQFSVVSLILITIISTTNSNQCLDEQKILLLELKNNLTFDSSVSRKLVQWDGIEEDCCKWEGVECDAAGHVINLQLDYESLSGMVENLSTLSRLIYLERLNLAYNSLNGSIPPSLFGLPLLQQLKLNNNNFSGEFPSLTLSHLEELDLSNNRLEGPIPDSFFKLESLQLVSLSNNFFNDTFQLGKMRKLRNLTTLDLSYNNLSVDASSINSSFPTFPQFYQLSLVSCNLSSFPDLRNQSNLRFLDLSNNRIGGEIPNWIWGIGSGEFWQLNLSCNHFVDLQKPYRIPDSLQVLDLHSNHLRGELPLPQERALYVDYSNNKFDKPIPINIGNYLSNLIFFSVSNNSLSGSIPTTLCRATYLQVLDLSFNNLSGNMPPCLLENTQNLGVFILRSNNITGDIPDKFSNNCGLQTLDLNGNNLGGKIPKSMENCSWLSVLNLGNNKIDDSFPCMLPSSLRVLVLRSNRFHGEIRCNKDWPDLQIIDVSSNSFTGSLYQVGFSRWSRMVLDSDGQSRHEQLYFEFLNLKNLYYQDEVTLTIKGTQLKLVKIWSEFTSLDFSCNKFQGGIPEAIGDLSSLYLLNLSHNALTGTIPKSLGNMVALEALDLSLNQLTGMIPEGLRHLGFLQVLNLSYNKLVGRIPYSYQLATFDYPSYEGNEGLCGFPLNISCSNHENMERHEKPEIEWNYISAEIGYAVGFGSIIWLLVFFPSLRESYFGKVDEVFEMIIDRQRRKRSHERRRRAAANQVRRQ, from the coding sequence ATGACAATTTATTTGCTTCCGCAGTTTTCCGTCGtctctttaattttaattactaTTATTAGCACAACAAATTCCAATCAATGCCTCGATGAGCAGAAAATATTGTTACTTGAGCTGAAAAACAACTtaacgtttgattcctctgttTCAAGAAAACTAGTGCAGTGGGATGGGATCGAAGAAGATTGTTGCAAGTGGGAAGGCGTGGAATGCGACGCTGCAGGCCATGTTATCAATTTGCAGCTCGACTACGAGTCTCTTTCAGGTATGGTTGAGAATCTATCTACTCTTTCAAGGCTTATATACTTAGAGAGGCTTAACTTAGCATACAATTCACTCAATGGGAGCATCCCACCATCTCTGTTTGGTCTTCCCTTGCTGCAACAACTTAAACTTAACAACAACAATTTTAGTGGTGAGTTTCCCTCTCTTACTCTCTCTCACTTGGAAGAGCTAGATTTGAGCAACAACCGCCTTGAGGGCCCTATTCCCGACTCTTTCTTCAAACTTGAAAGCCTTCAACTTGTTTCCCTCTCTAACAACTTCTTCAATGACACTTTTCAACTTGGAAAGATGAGAAAGCTTCGGAATCTCACAACTCTTGATCTTTCTTACAATAACTTGTCTGTTGATGCAAGCAGCATCAACTCAAGTTTTCCTACATTTCCCCAATTTTACCAATTGAGCCTTGTTTCTTGCAACCTTTCCAGTTTCCCTGATCTTAGAAACCAATCCAATTTGAGATTTTTGGACCTCTCAAACAACAGAATTGGAGGGGAAATTCCCAACTGGATTTGGGGAATTGGAAGTGGAGAATTTTGGCAATTGAATCTCTCTTGTAATCACTTTGTGGATCTACAAAAGCCTTATAGAATTCCTGATTCTCTTCAAGTTCTAGACTTGCACTCGAATCATCTCCGGGGTGAGTTGCCCCTGCCCCAAGAACGAGCTTTGTACGTAGATTACTCAAACAACAAGTTCGACAAGCCCATTCCCATCAACATTGGAAACTACCTTTCAaatctcattttcttttctgtttcaAACAATAGTTTGAGTGGATCAATTCCAACCACCCTCTGCCGCGCTACATATCTTCAAGTTCTTGACTTGTCATTCAATAACTTGAGTGGTAACATGCCTCCTTGTCTGCTTGAAAACACTCAGAATCTTGGGGTGTTCATTCTGAGGAGCAACAACATCACTGGGGATATTCCTGATAAATTCTCTAACAATTGTGGCCTACAAACTCTGGATCTCAATGGCAACAATTTAGGAGGAAAAATTCCCAAGTCCATGGAAAATTGCAGCTGGTTAAGTGTGTTGAATCTTGGAAATAACAAGATTGATGACAGCTTCCCGTGCATGCTGCCCTCTAGCTTGCGCGTGCTTGTCCTGCGCTCCAACAGATTCCATGGAGAGATCAGATGCAACAAAGACTGGCCTGATCTTCAAATTATCGATGTATCTTCCAACAGCTTCACTGGCTCTCTCTATCAAGTGGGATTCTCGAGGTGGAGTCGGATGGTGCTAGACAGTGATGGGCAGTCGAGGCACGAGCAACTCTACTTTGAATTTCTAAATTTGAAAAACCTCTACTACCAGGATGAGGTGACATTAACCATCAAAGGCACACAGCTGAAGCTTGTCAAGATTTGGTCAGAGTTTACATCTCTTGATTTCTCTTGCAATAAATTCCAAGGAGGGATACCAGAAGCAATAGGTGATCTGAGCTCGCTTTATCTTCTCAACTTATCCCACAACGCCCTCACGGGCACAATCCCAAAATCATTGGGTAACATGGTGGCGCTTGAAGCACTTGATCTCTCACTAAATCAGCTAACAGGGATGATCCCAGAGGGGCTTCGACATCTCGGATTCCTTCAGGTCTTGAATCTATCCTACAATAAGCTGGTCGGAAGGATCCCATATAGTTATCAACTTGCAACATTTGACTATCCTTCATATGAAGGAAATGAAGGGTTATGTGGATTTCCTCTCAACATAAGCTGCAGTAACCATGAAAACATGGAGCGACATGAAAAGCCAGAGATAGAATGGAATTATATATCTGCTGAGATTGGATATGCTGTGGGCTTCGGAAGCATCATCTGGCTACTTGTGTTTTTCCCAAGTTTGAGAGAAAGTTACTTTGGGAAAGTAGATGAGGTTTTTGAAATGATAATTGACCGCCAACGCAGGAAAAGAAGCcatgaaagaagaagaagagcagCCGCGAATCAAGTTAGGA
- the LOC131025755 gene encoding receptor-like protein 36, with translation MPIYLLQHLFIISLTSTIICQTNFGHAYNLCQDDQKILLLELKKELKFSSFVARKLVQWNKSDDCCEWEGVGCDAAGHVVSLQLDNQGISGGIENSSSLVSLDYLEKLNFAHNSINGSIPTLNLSNLIELDLSSNQLNGPISDSFINLVSLEVLSLSNNLFTGIFQLQNIQKLHNLTTLNLSQNNFSIDAAGSISSQIKKLSLSSCNLQKFPDFLKQSNLNFLDLSHNQITGEIPSWIWEMGNGDLYHLNLSYNALIDLQKPFHIPNFLAELDLHSNQLRGELPLLPQGASYVDLSHNKFDRHIPLNFVSFNFFLIFLSIANNSISGSIPTCICSAEAIQLVDISFNNLSGSIPPCLVERMSSLEIFSLRRNNIGGDIPDKFPTSCSLRILDLNNNNLGGNLPKSLANCKSLEFVSVGENNIGGNFPCMLPSRLKVLVLRSNRFGGEVKCGWPNLQIVDISSNNFSGDLHHLSFSTWNKMTLHSDANMNHESLGINIVRPDLEYLAQVTLTIKGLQFELHKIWIKFTSLDFSCNNFHGEIPEAIGDLSLLHLLNLSNNALTGPIPKSLGNLRELEALDLSVNQLAETIPVELTRLTFLGILNVSYNKLVGRIPRSPQFSTFGNDSYIGNTGLCGYPLSVSCRDYGN, from the coding sequence AAATTTTGGTCACGCATACAACTTATGCCAAGATGACCAGAAAATATTGTTACTTGAGCTGAAGAAGGAGTTGAAATTCAGTTCTTTTGTTGCAAGAAAATTGGTGCAATGGAATAAGAGCGATGATTGTTGCGAGTGGGAAGGTGTGGGATGCGACGCTGCAGGCCATGTTGTGAGTCTGCAACTCGACAACCAAGGCATTTCAGGTGGAATTGAGAATTCATCAAGTCTTGTAAGTCTTGATTATCTTGAGAAGTTGAACTTTGCTCACAATTCAATCAATGGGAGCATTCCCACTCTAAATCTCTCTAACTTGATTGAGTTAGATTTGAGCAGTAACCAACTCAATGGCCCTATTTCCGACTCTTTCATCAATCTAGTAAGCCTTGAGGTTCTCTCCCTATCCAATAACTTGTTCACTGGCATTTTTCAACTACAAAATATTCAAAAGCTTCACAATCTCACGACTCTCAATCTTTCTCAGAATAACTTTTCAATTGATGCTGCAGGCAGCATTAGTTCCCAAATAAAGAAGCTGAGCCTATCTTCTTGCAACCTGCAAAAATTTCCTGATTTTCTAAAACAATCCAACTTGAACTTTTTGGACCTCTCACACAACCAAATAACAGGGGAAATACCTAGTTGGATTTGGGAAATGGGAAATGGAGATCTTTATCATTTGAATCTTTCTTATAATGCCTTGATTGATCTGCAAAAGCCTTTCCACATTCCCAACTTCCTCGCGGAGCTGGATTTACATTCAAACCAGCTCCGGGGTGAGTTGCCCCTGCTGCCACAAGGCGCCTCCTATGTAGATTTATCTCATAACAAATTTGACAGGCACATCCCTCTCAACTTTGTTAGCTTCAActtctttcttattttcttaTCCATTGCAAATAACAGCATAAGCGGATCAATTCCAACGTGCATTTGCAGTGCCGAGGCTATTCAACTTGTCGACATTTCTTTCAATAACTTGAGTGGTAGTATACCTCCATGCCTTGTGGAAAGGATGTCTAGTCTTGAAATTTTCAGTCTTAGAAGAAACAACATCGGTGGTGATATCCCTGATAAATTTCCAACCAGTTGTAGCTTGAGGATCTTGGATCTCAACAACAACAACTTAGGAGGGAATCTTCCCAAGTCCCTAGCAAATTGCAAATCATTAGAGTTCGTGAGTGTCGGAGAGAACAACATCGGAGGTAACTTCCCGTGCATGTTGCCGTCAAGATTGAAAGTTTTGGTGTTGCGTTCCAACAGGTTCGGTGGAGAGGTGAAATGTGGTTGGCCAAATCTTCAGATCGTCGACATATCTTCTAATAATTTCAGTGGAGATCTGCATCACTTAAGCTTCTCAACCTGGAACAAGATGACGCTACACAGTGATGCAAATATGAATCACGAAAGCTTGGGAATTAACATTGTACGTCCTGACTTGGAATACTTGGCTCAAGTGACATTAACCATCAAAGGCTTACAGTTTGAGCTTCACAAGATTTGGATAAAGTTTACATCTCTTGATTTCTCTTGCAATAATTTCCATGGAGAGATACCAGAAGCAATAGGTGATCTGAGCTTGCTTCATCTTCTCAACTTATCCAACAACGCCCTCACCGGCCCAATCCCAAAATCATTGGGTAATTTGAGGGAGCTTGAAGCACTCGATCTCTCAGTGAATCAGCTAGCTGAGACCATCCCGGTGGAGCTTACACGCCTCACATTCCTTGGGATCTTGAATGTGTCCTACAATAAGCTGGTCGGAAGGATCCCACGCAGTCCTCAGTTTTCAACATTTGGGAATGATTCATACATAGGAAACACAGGCTTATGCGGTTATCCGCTCAGCGTAAGCTGCAGGGACTATGGAAACTAG